In Mercurialis annua linkage group LG6, ddMerAnnu1.2, whole genome shotgun sequence, the following are encoded in one genomic region:
- the LOC126653752 gene encoding valine N-monooxygenase 1-like, with protein sequence MGTNITETPLLTTTTTTTTITTTTMATLIVILISVVIFAIKTLKKSTTQKKLPPGPKPWPLVGNIPEIIRYRPTFRWIHRLMQDMNTDICLIRLWNTNIISINCPFIANELLKEKDAIFASRPMAFSAKCMTGGYLTTALVPYNDQWKKMRRILTSEILSPARHTWLHDKRAEEADNLVFYLHNHYNSNKTANLRIAIRHYCGNVIRKLVFGRRNFGKGTTDGGPGHEEIEQVDAVFAALKYLYAFCISDYVPNFLQGFDFDGQKKIVIKVNTILRKYQNPIIDERIKEWKSGERKLVEDLLDVFITLQDSDGRPLLNSDEIKNQIAKKIGVSVLLFLLKVNFLN encoded by the exons ATGGGAACAAACATTACAGAGACTCCTTTActaaccaccaccaccaccaccaccactatCACCACCACCACTATGGCGACGCTCATCGTCATCTTGATTTCCGTTGTTATCTTTGCTATAAAAACTCTTAAAAAGTCAACAACTCAGAAAAAACTTCCTCCTGGCCCTAAACCATGGCCATTAGTCGGCAATATCCCGGAGATAATACGCTACAGACCCACATTCCGGTGGATCCACCGCCTCATGCAGGACATGAACACCGATATTTGCCTTATTCGGCTATGGAACACTAATATTATTTCTATCAATTGCCCGTTCATCGCAAACGAATTGCTCAAAGAAAAAGATGCAATATTCGCTAGCAGACCAATGGCCTTTTCTGCTAAGTGCATGACTGGTGGATACTTGACGACAGCTCTCGTTCCTTATAATGATCAATGGAAGAAAATGAGAAGAATCCTAACGTCGGAGATTCTTTCGCCGGCTAGGCACACATGGCTGCATGATAAAAGAGCCGAGGAGGCAGATAATCTTGTGTTCTATCTTCATAATCATTATAACAGCAATAAGACTGCAAATTTAAGAATAGCCATCCGCCATTACTGTGGAAATGTGATCAGAAAATTGGTATTTGGCCGGAGAAACTTCGGTAAAGGAACGACCGACGGAGGACCGGGACACGAAGAAATCGAACAGGTCGATGCAGTTTTTGCTGCGCTTAAATATTTGTATGCATTTTGCATATCTGATTATGTGCCAAATTTCTTGCAAGGATTTGACTTTGATGGGCAGAAAAAGATAGTTATTAAGGTGAACACGATCTTAAGAAAGTACCAAAACCCTATAATAGATGAGAGAATTAAAGAATGGAAGAGTGGTGAACGGAAATTAGTGGAGGACTTGCTTGATGTTTTCATCACCCTCCAGGATTCGGACGGCAGGCCATTGCTCAACTCCGATGAGATCAAAAATCAAATCGCT aaaaaaattggaGTTTCCGTACTCTTATTTTTGTTGAAAGTAAATTTCTTAAATTGA